A window of the Salvelinus fontinalis isolate EN_2023a chromosome 14, ASM2944872v1, whole genome shotgun sequence genome harbors these coding sequences:
- the sid1 gene encoding secreted immunoglobulin domain 1: protein MKVTRRIMLCLSIILNGVRLGESLGASLKSLSVKVGEDATLDCALSTNCSMATVSWYKQSQGERPELVLSYRLTNTSHVLYGHGFHPNKITVQTNDSRPLHQHQLLIHGSKENDMAVYFCGLTEGFERTTDL, encoded by the exons ATGAAAGTGACAAGGAGAATCATGTTGTGCTTGTCAATCATACTGAATG GTGTACGTTTGGGAGAGTCCCTGGGTGCATCACTGAAGAGCTTATCAGTGAAAGTGGGCGAGGATGCCACTCTGGACTGCGCTCTGTCCACTAACTGTAGCATGGCCACTGTGAGCTGGTACAAGCAGAGTCAAGGAGAGAGGCCTGAACTGGTACTCAGCTACCGCCTGACCAACACCTCCCACGTGCTCTACGGCCACGGCTTCCATCCCAACAAGATCACTGTCCAGACCAATGATAGCAGGCCACTTCACCAGCATCAGTTACTGATCCATGGATCTAAAGAGAATGACATGGCTGTTTATTTCTGTGGACTAACAGAAGGATTTGAAAGAACAACTGATTTGTAG